In a single window of the Micrococcaceae bacterium Sec5.7 genome:
- a CDS encoding iron-siderophore ABC transporter substrate-binding protein → MLKTAGKATAVLAAAALSLTACSAGPVASNADAGTASSADQAASSQFPVTIKHVFGETTIKEQPKRVVTVSWVNDDVAIALGVVPVGVPKNEWGGNDKGSTPWKDAALEKLGAGFGTDKAPVQFSEADGINFTEIAKLNPDVILGAYSGLTEEDYKKLSQIAPVVAHPELAYGTSWQDSTSIIGKALGKEAEATRLISDTEATVKEKVAGYPQIAGKSYIYGNLEPAKSDGVNVYTAIDNRPRFLSEIGMTLAPVVEKNTKGAGEFFIPWSAEKANELESDIFVTWVPDAATTHSIKADPLLGQIPAVKSGALVADSDNTLTLSISASSPLSLPWSLDTFLPQLAKAADAVK, encoded by the coding sequence CTGCTCAAGACGGCAGGCAAGGCAACAGCCGTTTTGGCCGCCGCGGCGCTCTCACTGACCGCCTGTTCCGCCGGCCCTGTCGCCTCCAACGCGGACGCCGGCACTGCTTCATCCGCGGACCAGGCCGCAAGCTCTCAGTTCCCCGTCACCATCAAGCACGTTTTCGGTGAGACCACCATCAAGGAACAGCCCAAGCGCGTGGTCACGGTTTCCTGGGTCAATGACGACGTCGCTATTGCCCTTGGCGTGGTCCCGGTTGGAGTCCCGAAAAACGAGTGGGGCGGAAATGACAAGGGCTCCACCCCGTGGAAGGACGCCGCGCTGGAGAAGCTCGGCGCCGGCTTCGGCACGGACAAGGCACCCGTGCAGTTCTCCGAGGCAGACGGCATCAACTTCACCGAAATCGCAAAGCTCAACCCGGATGTCATCCTGGGCGCCTACTCCGGCCTGACCGAAGAGGACTACAAGAAGCTCAGCCAGATCGCACCCGTTGTGGCCCACCCGGAGCTCGCCTACGGGACATCGTGGCAGGACTCCACCAGCATCATCGGCAAGGCGCTGGGCAAGGAGGCCGAGGCCACCAGGCTGATCTCCGATACGGAGGCCACAGTCAAGGAAAAGGTTGCCGGGTACCCGCAGATCGCCGGCAAGAGCTACATCTACGGCAACCTGGAACCGGCCAAGAGCGATGGCGTCAACGTCTACACAGCGATCGACAACCGTCCGCGCTTCCTCTCCGAGATCGGCATGACACTGGCTCCCGTTGTGGAGAAGAACACCAAGGGCGCGGGCGAGTTCTTCATCCCGTGGTCCGCTGAAAAGGCCAACGAGCTCGAGTCTGACATCTTCGTGACCTGGGTTCCGGATGCCGCCACTACGCACTCCATCAAGGCTGACCCGCTCCTGGGCCAGATCCCCGCCGTCAAGAGCGGTGCCCTTGTAGCCGATTCGGACAACACCCTCACGCTGTCCATTTCGGCATCCTCACCGCTGAGCCTGCCGTGGTCGCTGGATACTTTCCTGCCGCAGCTGGCCAAAGCTGCAGATGCCGTGAAGTAA
- a CDS encoding ATP-binding protein encodes MSIATMLPIGELTNPGQMRLALVQVVNWGTFHGAHTMHVDRNGTLLTGNSGVGKSTLFDAMLRVFDARPRSNEAAAQRAGGAVEDKRTTFTYMRGKVGDKAVGEGSASAFQRPGATWSAVALTFDNAAGTKVTVSALFDLPKNGTESSVGRFYVIDNQPLDLPAIEEIAEKRFTKAALETTFPDAQIFDVHKAFAERFRRLLGISSDQALPLLRVIQAGKGLGGSVNTFFRDQVLDAPATLTAADDVVEEFSNLMSIRQRLEDVRQQRDQLAPVPGLNKEYAQSLLDANRLRELAGGEFDSYRQQLAVTVHEKSLARFKDLAQAKAKELGAERTLRDGLAKGLRQLEADYGNQGGNAISAIEQSLENARVGLKLRQQMEESARKALTEAGLELEWTAEGWETAHEQAAARSVELKDDSEALKELRFEAFDGHATKKRELASAQQELVSLKTRKSLLPPSSIENRAAIAAATGVAEEQMPFGGELIDIAEGEEQWRPAAERALRNLATTLLVPGEHFAAVTRYLNDNTVRGALRAVDVSKPFAGGARAVEDVRDGDLLTKLSILTTGTNSASTAQASVWIRERIAVDFAYPCVEDPAELAQLDKGLSLGGVVKRNRHTVEKDDRFTSRQDYVLGFDNASKLELVAAQVEELQLELAKAAELAQSREESHQGMTRQLEALRRVADDHRPWEQISAAVAADDLTRIEQRLKDALAAQADLEPLRANIETARQKHQSSTEAAAVLQSEYKALDHQLTTADSLLEAARNRLDQAPPSDSTVTALEPYFTEFGDVTEMHELDNLANRVRTRLLGELHAAESRGQATSERLTRIFEGFVREWGTAISADHGTSIGAAGEFEGRYHQIVSDGLPAQEAEFRAFFNQRTHESFSTLLHLLDEERRSITSRILPLNGILSQVNFHEGSFLELDIKQTLPATAKQFKDAIQNALKARHTRPSRMAAGTSGSAPGSVSGAAPGTQTDDDAELTNRYKSLETLVKRLSSQTPEDRRWRADVLDVRGHLFIQCKEHREVEVAALGTIHTGKKTDVFMHADTGSMSGGERQRFTAFIMAAALSYQLGIAEQGFTTYGTVMMDEAFVLASEEFAGAGIKALHEFGFQLLLAAPENVIDLSRHLGSVTEILRDKRTNRSGVLAAPAIGSWSGAGGKAAVGTWRSEANPVDIVLR; translated from the coding sequence GTGAGTATCGCAACCATGCTCCCCATCGGCGAGCTGACCAACCCGGGCCAGATGCGCCTGGCCCTGGTCCAGGTGGTCAACTGGGGCACGTTCCATGGCGCCCACACCATGCATGTCGACCGCAACGGCACCCTGCTGACGGGCAACTCCGGGGTCGGCAAGTCCACCCTGTTCGATGCCATGCTGAGGGTATTCGACGCCCGGCCGCGTTCCAACGAAGCCGCCGCCCAGCGTGCCGGTGGTGCTGTGGAGGACAAGAGGACCACGTTCACGTACATGCGCGGCAAGGTTGGCGACAAGGCGGTTGGCGAGGGCTCGGCGAGTGCGTTCCAGCGCCCGGGTGCCACGTGGTCCGCCGTCGCCCTGACGTTTGATAACGCGGCCGGCACCAAGGTGACGGTCTCGGCGCTGTTTGACCTGCCGAAGAACGGCACAGAGTCCAGTGTGGGCCGGTTCTATGTGATCGACAACCAGCCGCTGGACCTGCCTGCCATCGAGGAGATCGCGGAGAAGCGCTTCACCAAGGCGGCGCTGGAAACGACCTTCCCGGACGCGCAGATCTTCGACGTCCACAAGGCCTTTGCCGAGCGCTTCCGGCGTCTTCTGGGCATCAGCTCGGACCAGGCGCTTCCGCTCCTGAGAGTGATCCAGGCCGGCAAGGGGCTCGGCGGGAGCGTCAACACGTTCTTCCGCGACCAGGTCCTGGACGCGCCGGCCACTCTCACCGCGGCGGACGACGTTGTGGAGGAGTTCAGCAACCTGATGTCCATCCGGCAGCGGCTGGAGGACGTGAGGCAGCAGCGCGATCAGCTGGCTCCGGTGCCGGGTCTGAACAAGGAGTATGCCCAGTCCCTGCTGGACGCGAACAGGTTGCGCGAACTCGCGGGCGGGGAATTCGATTCCTACAGGCAACAGCTGGCCGTCACAGTGCACGAGAAATCCCTGGCACGTTTCAAGGACCTGGCCCAGGCGAAGGCCAAGGAGCTCGGCGCCGAACGGACGCTCCGTGATGGTCTGGCCAAGGGTTTGCGCCAGCTCGAAGCGGACTACGGCAACCAGGGCGGCAACGCGATCTCTGCGATCGAGCAGTCCCTCGAGAACGCCCGCGTCGGACTAAAGCTCCGCCAGCAAATGGAGGAGTCCGCCCGCAAGGCGCTGACCGAGGCCGGCCTGGAACTCGAATGGACGGCGGAAGGCTGGGAGACGGCGCACGAACAGGCGGCCGCACGCTCAGTCGAGCTCAAGGACGATTCGGAGGCGCTGAAAGAACTCCGCTTCGAGGCCTTCGACGGCCACGCCACCAAAAAGCGCGAGCTTGCCTCAGCCCAGCAGGAGCTCGTCTCGCTGAAGACGCGCAAGTCCCTGCTGCCGCCGTCGAGCATTGAAAACCGCGCCGCAATCGCGGCCGCCACCGGCGTGGCCGAAGAGCAGATGCCGTTCGGCGGAGAGCTGATTGACATCGCGGAGGGGGAGGAGCAGTGGCGGCCCGCGGCCGAGCGCGCGCTGCGCAATCTCGCCACCACGCTGCTGGTTCCGGGCGAGCATTTCGCGGCCGTCACGCGCTACCTGAATGACAATACGGTCCGGGGCGCCCTCCGCGCCGTTGACGTGTCAAAGCCGTTCGCCGGTGGCGCCCGTGCCGTTGAAGACGTGCGCGACGGCGATCTGCTCACCAAACTGAGCATCCTCACCACCGGGACAAACAGCGCGTCTACCGCACAAGCAAGCGTCTGGATCCGCGAACGGATCGCCGTCGATTTCGCGTACCCGTGCGTCGAGGATCCGGCTGAGCTCGCACAGCTGGACAAGGGCCTGAGCCTCGGAGGTGTGGTCAAGCGCAACCGCCACACCGTGGAGAAGGACGACCGCTTCACCAGCCGGCAGGACTACGTGCTCGGCTTCGACAACGCGTCCAAGCTCGAACTCGTGGCCGCGCAGGTGGAGGAACTTCAGCTGGAGCTGGCCAAGGCCGCTGAACTCGCCCAAAGCCGGGAAGAATCGCACCAGGGCATGACCCGGCAGCTCGAGGCCCTGCGCCGGGTGGCTGATGACCACCGCCCGTGGGAACAGATTTCTGCGGCCGTTGCCGCGGACGACCTCACAAGAATTGAGCAGCGGCTCAAGGACGCACTCGCCGCCCAGGCTGACCTGGAACCTCTGCGCGCCAACATCGAAACCGCCCGGCAGAAGCACCAGTCCAGTACCGAAGCCGCGGCCGTTCTCCAGAGCGAATACAAGGCGCTGGACCACCAGCTGACCACCGCCGATTCGCTGCTGGAAGCGGCGCGTAACCGCCTGGACCAGGCGCCGCCGTCGGACTCCACCGTCACGGCGCTGGAGCCATACTTCACCGAATTCGGCGACGTCACCGAGATGCACGAGCTGGATAATCTGGCCAATCGCGTCCGCACCAGGCTGCTCGGCGAGCTGCACGCGGCGGAGTCGAGAGGGCAGGCCACATCGGAGCGGCTGACCCGCATTTTCGAGGGCTTTGTCCGCGAATGGGGGACCGCCATCAGCGCGGACCACGGCACGTCCATTGGCGCCGCCGGCGAGTTCGAGGGCCGCTATCACCAGATCGTGAGCGACGGACTTCCCGCCCAGGAAGCCGAATTCCGCGCCTTTTTCAACCAGCGCACGCACGAATCGTTCAGCACGCTCCTGCATCTGCTGGACGAGGAACGGCGCTCCATCACCAGCCGCATCCTGCCCCTCAACGGCATCCTGTCCCAGGTCAATTTCCACGAGGGCAGCTTCCTGGAACTGGATATCAAGCAGACGCTGCCGGCCACGGCCAAGCAGTTCAAAGACGCCATCCAGAACGCGCTGAAGGCCCGGCACACGCGCCCGTCGCGTATGGCTGCCGGTACATCCGGTTCCGCTCCCGGTTCCGTGTCCGGTGCCGCTCCTGGCACCCAGACCGACGACGACGCCGAGCTCACCAACCGCTACAAGTCGCTCGAAACGCTGGTCAAGCGCCTGAGTTCCCAGACTCCCGAGGACCGGCGCTGGCGGGCCGACGTGCTGGACGTGCGCGGGCACCTGTTCATCCAGTGCAAGGAACACCGCGAGGTGGAGGTGGCGGCTTTGGGGACAATACACACGGGCAAGAAGACCGATGTGTTCATGCACGCCGACACCGGCTCCATGTCCGGCGGCGAGCGGCAGCGCTTCACTGCGTTCATCATGGCCGCCGCGCTGAGCTACCAGCTGGGCATCGCGGAGCAGGGCTTCACGACGTATGGCACGGTGATGATGGACGAGGCGTTTGTGCTTGCGTCCGAGGAATTCGCCGGTGCAGGCATCAAGGCGCTGCACGAGTTCGGTTTCCAGCTGCTGCTGGCCGCGCCGGAGAACGTGATCGACTTGTCCCGGCACCTAGGCTCAGTCACCGAAATCCTCAGGGACAAGCGCACCAACCGCTCGGGCGTGCTGGCGGCCCCGGCGATCGGTTCCTGGTCTGGTGCCGGTGGAAAGGCTGCCGTGGGCACGTGGCGGTCCGAGGCCAACCCCGTGGACATAGTCCTCCGCTAA
- a CDS encoding DUF4194 domain-containing protein, which produces MTEEITTTAATVVEPGETGTQGLSTSSTTESAHGDHVRANPFTVTPRDTFVDGAAIFPGDTGVLPMKVRQALVKLLKGPYIDGGGDEKLWTTLLDNQLILRSRLSELFLSLQLDHERRIAVLRPVDPEAIGGSTRSSILRQQRALSRVETIVLLRLRLLLDRHVTAQTDPTITREEIADLVAHYQPSGQQDALRDSDVVNRAITKLLARQLLLATGLEDVYAISNALPLALPFENIGDIPAQIEALTAAAADQAGTEPLIEFDDGPLVEPVEAWVSTISTGGTGSTTGTSSATGSEGTK; this is translated from the coding sequence ATGACTGAAGAAATCACGACGACGGCGGCCACGGTGGTGGAGCCAGGCGAGACCGGGACCCAGGGGTTATCGACAAGCTCAACCACCGAGTCGGCGCACGGCGACCACGTCCGCGCCAACCCGTTCACGGTCACCCCGCGCGACACCTTCGTCGACGGCGCGGCGATCTTCCCGGGCGATACCGGGGTGCTCCCGATGAAGGTCCGCCAGGCGCTGGTCAAGCTACTCAAGGGTCCGTACATCGACGGCGGCGGCGACGAAAAGCTCTGGACCACACTGTTGGACAACCAGCTGATCCTGCGCAGCCGGCTCTCCGAACTGTTCCTCAGTTTGCAGCTGGATCATGAACGCAGGATCGCGGTCCTGCGTCCGGTTGACCCGGAAGCCATCGGCGGCAGCACCCGTTCCAGCATCCTCCGCCAGCAGCGTGCCCTGAGCAGGGTGGAGACAATCGTCCTGCTCCGCCTGCGCCTGTTGTTGGACCGCCACGTCACGGCCCAGACGGACCCCACCATCACGCGTGAGGAAATCGCAGACCTCGTGGCCCACTACCAGCCTTCCGGCCAACAGGATGCGCTCCGGGATTCCGACGTCGTCAACCGCGCCATCACCAAGTTGCTCGCGCGCCAACTCCTCCTCGCCACAGGCCTGGAGGACGTCTACGCCATCTCCAACGCGCTTCCGCTGGCGCTCCCCTTCGAAAACATAGGCGACATCCCGGCCCAGATCGAGGCACTGACAGCGGCCGCTGCAGACCAGGCGGGGACGGAACCGTTAATAGAGTTCGACGACGGTCCGCTGGTTGAGCCTGTCGAAGCCTGGGTCTCGACAATCTCGACCGGCGGTACAGGCTCGACCACCGGCACAAGCTCCGCCACCGGATCGGAGGGCACTAAGTGA
- a CDS encoding DUF3375 family protein: protein MSRSALSSADAISARLRDLELLTKGPAWALTRSATWVIAVLQASFTRTRPQLPLEEFHADVDAFLEQLRRQEPGLGGSANGKSFGDEWTRKHFLTRRNQSGQIVYEVTEPAARVLAFLDSLSSERSTLNGSRLGTLLGDVEKLANETNPDQSARLESLEEEIEERQQLMQDISSGDFDGLLDDDEAVEAAGNILDLAASLPADYKKMRDRIEELVGELRNQIIEESLSKGATVAQVLEADKRLRQSPEGRTFRSFTAFLEDPQQQLRFRSAIGEVLSRQFADDLSVDERETLQNLVAELRHQHSQIQRIYGKLSESLNTYVQSDDFRQSVRLRKVLREAEQAIRSLPYERERPGLVRGPALFNAGFESVAMVKLFNPDEFAAPPKLADPIAFSDSDRVRSPRTGKASPVAIRAAFAGASSLSEAWGQLPAGERHINSIRALLSHALHEGAGFDREAWDTIDFAQIDGTTRTAYLPVVTLKKDSDD, encoded by the coding sequence GTGTCCCGATCCGCCCTGTCCTCGGCTGACGCCATCAGCGCGCGGCTCCGCGACCTCGAGCTCCTGACCAAGGGGCCGGCCTGGGCACTCACTCGCTCCGCAACCTGGGTGATCGCCGTGCTGCAGGCATCCTTCACCCGCACCCGTCCGCAGCTGCCGCTGGAAGAGTTCCACGCCGACGTCGATGCCTTCCTTGAGCAGCTCCGCCGGCAGGAGCCCGGGCTGGGTGGCTCAGCCAACGGGAAGTCCTTCGGTGACGAATGGACGCGCAAGCACTTCCTCACGCGCCGGAATCAGTCCGGGCAGATCGTCTACGAAGTCACCGAGCCCGCGGCCCGGGTGCTCGCGTTCCTGGACAGCCTTTCCAGCGAACGCTCCACGCTCAACGGCTCCCGGCTGGGCACGCTGCTGGGCGACGTGGAGAAGCTCGCCAACGAGACCAACCCGGACCAGAGTGCGCGGCTGGAATCGCTCGAAGAGGAAATCGAAGAGCGCCAGCAACTGATGCAGGACATCAGTTCGGGCGACTTTGACGGACTCCTCGACGACGACGAAGCAGTGGAAGCCGCCGGCAACATCCTGGACCTCGCGGCCAGCCTGCCTGCCGACTACAAAAAGATGCGCGACCGCATCGAGGAGCTGGTGGGCGAACTCCGCAACCAGATCATCGAAGAGTCCCTGAGCAAGGGAGCCACCGTAGCCCAGGTGCTGGAAGCGGACAAACGCCTCCGGCAGAGCCCGGAGGGCCGGACGTTCCGTTCCTTCACGGCGTTCCTCGAGGATCCCCAGCAGCAGCTGCGCTTCCGCTCGGCGATTGGCGAGGTGCTCAGCCGGCAGTTCGCGGACGATCTCTCCGTTGATGAGCGCGAGACGCTCCAGAACCTGGTGGCAGAACTCCGCCACCAGCACAGCCAGATCCAGCGCATCTACGGCAAGCTCAGCGAAAGCCTCAATACCTACGTCCAGAGCGACGACTTCCGCCAGTCGGTCCGGCTCAGAAAAGTGCTGCGCGAGGCGGAGCAGGCCATCCGTTCCCTTCCCTACGAACGCGAACGGCCCGGCCTGGTCCGCGGCCCGGCGCTGTTCAACGCCGGCTTCGAGTCCGTGGCCATGGTGAAACTCTTCAATCCCGACGAGTTCGCCGCGCCGCCCAAGCTCGCGGATCCCATCGCGTTCAGCGATTCAGACCGCGTGCGCTCGCCGAGGACCGGCAAGGCTTCACCTGTTGCGATCCGTGCTGCGTTCGCGGGAGCTTCATCCCTTTCCGAGGCCTGGGGCCAGCTCCCGGCCGGGGAACGCCACATCAACTCCATCCGCGCACTGCTCTCACACGCGCTCCACGAAGGCGCCGGCTTCGACCGCGAAGCATGGGACACCATCGACTTCGCCCAGATCGACGGCACCACCCGTACCGCCTACCTTCCGGTGGTCACGCTCAAGAAGGACTCTGATGACTGA
- a CDS encoding acyl-CoA dehydrogenase family protein encodes MSSATDSPATDVPVAPQKIGPEVTAADARAVAEAARDTEWDQPSFAKGLYLGSFDLTLIHPWPSAKTDDVERGEAFMARLTEYCRTMSGRVIERDALIPDEYLSGLAGLGVFGMKIPQEYGGLGLSLVYYGRALALLGSVHPCLGALLSAHQSIGVPEPVKVFGTPEQKREYLPRCAAGAITAFLLTEPDVGSDPARMGATAVPADDGGSYLLDGVKLWTTNGVIAELVVVMALVPGHTDADGTAHKGGISAFVVEMDSPGITVENRNTFMGLRGIENGVTRFHQVRVPAGNRLGREGQGLKIALTTLNTGRLSIPALCVASGRWSLKIAREWSNARTQWGRPVGKHEAVGKKIAFIAATAFALDAVFELSAELADAGQKDVRIEAALAKLWSTEMSCQIADELVQIRGGRGFETAESLEARGERAVAAEQQLRDLRINRIFEGSSEIMKLLIAREAVDAHLSAAGDLASADASLSDKAKAAVGASGFYAKWLPRLITGAGMDPRSYSEFGRLGKQLRFVERSSRRLARQTFYGMGRWQAKLEFKQAFLGRIVDIGAELFAMAACCSRAEMILRTAPERGATAYELAEAYCEQARVRVDEYFDQLWRNTDDVDHELSGRVLAGDYRWLEEGVLDQSEGTGPWIADATPGASAKVNLHRKYR; translated from the coding sequence GTGAGCTCCGCCACTGACAGCCCCGCTACTGACGTTCCCGTTGCGCCCCAAAAGATCGGCCCCGAAGTCACCGCAGCGGATGCCCGCGCCGTTGCCGAAGCCGCCCGCGACACGGAATGGGACCAGCCCAGCTTCGCCAAGGGCCTTTATCTGGGCAGCTTCGACCTGACCCTGATCCACCCGTGGCCATCGGCAAAAACGGATGACGTGGAACGCGGCGAAGCGTTTATGGCCCGCCTCACCGAGTACTGCCGGACCATGTCCGGCAGGGTGATTGAACGCGATGCCCTCATCCCGGACGAATACCTCAGCGGGCTCGCGGGCCTGGGCGTCTTTGGCATGAAAATCCCGCAGGAGTACGGGGGGCTTGGCTTGTCGCTGGTGTACTACGGCCGCGCGCTCGCGCTGCTGGGCTCGGTGCACCCGTGCCTCGGTGCGCTGCTGTCCGCGCACCAGTCCATCGGCGTCCCCGAGCCCGTCAAGGTGTTCGGCACGCCTGAACAGAAGCGGGAGTACCTGCCCCGCTGCGCCGCCGGCGCCATCACCGCGTTCCTGCTCACGGAACCGGATGTGGGCAGCGACCCCGCCCGTATGGGCGCCACGGCGGTCCCAGCGGACGACGGCGGGTCCTACCTTCTGGACGGCGTGAAGCTTTGGACCACCAACGGTGTGATTGCCGAACTGGTGGTGGTGATGGCTTTGGTGCCCGGACACACGGATGCGGACGGCACCGCCCACAAGGGCGGCATCAGCGCCTTTGTCGTTGAGATGGACTCCCCCGGCATCACGGTGGAGAACCGCAACACCTTTATGGGTCTGCGCGGCATTGAAAACGGAGTGACACGCTTCCACCAGGTCAGGGTGCCGGCCGGGAACAGGCTGGGCCGTGAAGGCCAGGGGCTCAAGATCGCCCTCACCACCCTCAACACTGGCCGGCTTTCCATCCCGGCACTGTGCGTCGCATCCGGGCGGTGGAGCCTGAAGATTGCCCGCGAATGGTCCAATGCCCGCACACAGTGGGGCCGACCGGTGGGTAAGCATGAGGCCGTGGGCAAGAAAATCGCCTTCATCGCAGCCACCGCATTCGCCCTGGACGCAGTGTTTGAGCTGTCAGCGGAGTTGGCCGACGCCGGCCAGAAGGATGTCCGGATCGAAGCCGCGCTTGCCAAATTGTGGTCCACCGAGATGAGCTGTCAGATTGCCGATGAGCTAGTGCAGATCCGCGGCGGCCGCGGCTTCGAAACCGCGGAATCACTGGAAGCACGTGGCGAGCGCGCGGTCGCGGCCGAGCAGCAGTTGCGCGACCTCCGTATTAACCGGATCTTCGAGGGCTCTTCCGAGATCATGAAACTGCTGATCGCCCGCGAGGCCGTTGACGCACACCTTTCGGCCGCAGGGGACCTTGCCTCAGCGGATGCCAGCCTGTCCGACAAAGCCAAGGCCGCCGTCGGGGCTTCCGGTTTTTATGCGAAATGGCTACCCAGGCTGATAACTGGCGCCGGCATGGATCCACGGTCCTACAGCGAGTTCGGCCGGCTGGGCAAGCAGCTGCGTTTTGTGGAGCGGTCCTCGCGCCGGCTCGCACGCCAGACCTTCTACGGGATGGGGCGATGGCAGGCGAAGCTCGAGTTCAAGCAGGCGTTCCTGGGCAGGATCGTGGATATCGGCGCAGAGCTGTTTGCCATGGCAGCGTGCTGCTCGCGGGCCGAGATGATCCTCAGGACCGCACCGGAGCGCGGGGCCACCGCGTACGAGCTTGCCGAAGCCTATTGCGAGCAGGCGCGGGTCCGGGTGGACGAGTACTTCGATCAGCTGTGGAGGAACACGGACGACGTCGACCACGAGTTGTCGGGCAGAGTCCTCGCTGGCGACTACCGGTGGCTTGAGGAGGGTGTGCTGGACCAGTCCGAAGGCACCGGGCCATGGATCGCGGACGCCACTCCGGGGGCGTCGGCGAAGGTGAACCTGCACCGCAAATACCGCTGA
- a CDS encoding YchJ family protein, translating to MTQTEPYAGNCPCLSGEPYADCCGRFHSGDADALTAEQLMRSRYTAFVLLDADYLLRTWHPSTRPSELDLDPGMEWRQLDIESTGHGGPLDTEGTVEFKAHFRHDGERGVHHETSRFLRVDRRWYYLDAVLLHQT from the coding sequence ATGACTCAGACTGAACCGTATGCCGGGAACTGCCCGTGCCTGTCCGGCGAACCGTACGCGGACTGCTGCGGGCGCTTTCACAGCGGAGACGCGGATGCTCTGACGGCGGAGCAACTGATGCGTTCCCGCTACACCGCCTTTGTACTTCTGGACGCCGACTACCTGCTGCGGACCTGGCACCCCAGCACCCGGCCCAGCGAGCTTGACCTGGACCCCGGGATGGAATGGCGGCAGCTGGACATCGAGTCCACCGGCCACGGCGGCCCGCTGGACACCGAGGGAACCGTGGAGTTCAAAGCCCACTTCAGGCACGACGGCGAACGTGGTGTCCACCACGAAACCAGCCGTTTCCTGCGGGTGGACCGCCGCTGGTACTACCTCGACGCCGTCCTGCTTCACCAGACCTAG
- a CDS encoding aldo/keto reductase translates to MSLRELRVFGRTGTFISPLTLGTMNFGEGSAPTGADEAVRIINTALDAGITAVDTADVYSQGESEQVVGRALRGRRDDVFLATKFHGQMSANPAHSGNSRRWIMQAVEGSLRRLQTDRIDLYQAHRPDYNTDVLETITALNDLIRQGKILYYGTSVFTPAQLVEAQWLATTNHLVPPVANQIPYSMLVRGNERDVLPIAQQYGLGVLAYGPLAGGWLSGSFVLDAGKPAARVHSLPGRYDISGIASERKLLASDSLARLADKLELSLVELSLGFALNHAAVTSVIIGPRSEEHLQAYLKAADTALGESVMDAIDELVPPGTNFVERDAGAVVPSLEYAELRRR, encoded by the coding sequence ATGAGCCTCCGCGAGCTACGCGTATTCGGGCGGACCGGAACTTTTATCAGTCCGCTGACTCTGGGCACCATGAATTTCGGCGAGGGCAGCGCTCCCACCGGCGCGGACGAAGCCGTCCGCATCATCAACACGGCACTCGACGCCGGCATCACCGCGGTGGACACCGCAGATGTCTACTCCCAGGGCGAATCGGAACAGGTGGTGGGCCGGGCGCTGCGGGGAAGGCGCGATGACGTGTTCCTCGCCACCAAGTTCCATGGGCAGATGAGCGCCAACCCTGCGCATTCCGGTAATTCGCGGCGGTGGATCATGCAGGCAGTCGAGGGCAGTCTGCGGCGGCTTCAGACGGACCGGATTGACCTGTACCAGGCGCACCGGCCGGACTACAACACTGACGTGCTGGAGACCATCACGGCGCTCAACGACCTCATCCGGCAGGGAAAAATCCTGTACTACGGCACCTCTGTTTTCACCCCGGCGCAGCTGGTGGAGGCGCAGTGGCTGGCCACGACCAATCATCTGGTTCCGCCGGTGGCCAACCAGATCCCCTACTCCATGCTGGTGCGCGGCAACGAACGCGATGTGCTGCCGATCGCGCAGCAGTACGGCCTCGGTGTGTTGGCGTACGGTCCGCTGGCCGGAGGCTGGCTGTCCGGCAGTTTTGTCCTTGACGCCGGCAAGCCGGCCGCCCGGGTCCATTCGTTGCCTGGCCGCTACGACATCTCGGGCATTGCCAGCGAGCGCAAGCTGCTGGCGTCGGATTCCCTGGCGCGGCTGGCGGACAAGCTGGAACTCTCCCTCGTGGAGCTTTCGCTGGGTTTTGCGCTGAACCATGCAGCCGTTACCAGCGTGATCATTGGCCCGCGGAGCGAGGAACACCTGCAGGCCTATCTGAAGGCGGCGGACACCGCGCTGGGCGAATCCGTGATGGACGCGATCGACGAGCTGGTGCCGCCGGGAACAAACTTTGTTGAACGCGATGCCGGGGCTGTGGTGCCGTCGCTCGAGTATGCGGAGCTGCGGCGCCGCTGA